The stretch of DNA AGCGTGACAGGTAGGTTCTGAACCTCTTGCTTGCacacatcacatattttattaCCCTTAATGCTAAACCATTTTACAGCGCATTCTTTGTGGGCCAAAGCAAGTTCACCTTTGCAGCTACATCCCATTTTGAGCGTGTCAGCACCCTCCCCAAGTTCAACATAGCAGATTCTACAAACAGCTTCTTCATCTGCTATATCTTCACCACCATCATCATTTCCATCTGAATCACAAAACTAAGATAAGGCATAGGTTGGTTATCATGCGGTACAAAACatggaaaaaaattcaaattaaaatatacaaataaactaTATCAACCAGGCTCTTTATAAGGCTACAAATTTACATATAGCATGAGTTTCCATCACAAAAACAGTTGTGTCACCAGGAGCCATGAATACAGAAAGGCAGCAAAGAATTGATATTTGCCATTTTAGATGTATGCTCTGCTTTGTAGTGAACCACACTGGCATTGATGTCTTGCTGCCATTTCTGGGATTTGAAGCTCTATAACTAAGCCAAGTGCACTTATCACAACCTGCTGAGTTGAATTGGCCAATCAACCAGCAAATTCCTTCCATTGattttgtaataatatattttaacataacGCTCTCAAGATGTGATGGAGAGGAGGGTTGTTATAATTTGTGGATAcacaatcaagaataattgCAAAAACGCATTTTCAATACTTCCCCTTCACCCGCCTGCAAGGGCAAGGGAGGGAGGGGGTGGAATTTACCGATATCATCTCCTAGAGATTGGTTAGTTGTTGTCGTGACAGTCCTCTCAGATCTTCGTGGTGTGCTGGTAATTACACGGAAACCACCAGGGACAGATACACTTCCTTCTTTGCTAAGCTCAGGGACTGAACGAGAACGGTGGATAGACCACCAGCCCCCTCCTTTCTGTATAGAGAGGAATTATGTAAGAACCAAGTACAGAAGTGGACAACGTATTGTAGGAATATTGACTTGCCAAATTATAACACTGTCTAAATgcattttttaagtaaaagataTGCATAGACTTTGAACAAGTGTAATTAGGATATAAAGTTGACAACAAAGTGTTACAAGCTCCACTCCAGAGCTATTTACCGTTCAAAGATTAAGAGATGCTAGAGAGGGATTAACAAAGCAGTGAACTACATACCTCAGTTCCATTAGTTCATAAAAAAGCAAACTCATATAGATTTAGAAAAAAACTCTAGGTACCCTGACGTTAAGCTCTGCCAATGAAACTCATGTAATGCACAATTGGACAGTAAACCAACTAGAATCTACTGCTGGTCAGACTCCACCTAAAACTACTGTAATCATAACTTTTATAACAACCTTTCCCAACATGTTCTGCATTGCTCTGAGGAGTGAATATACCGTACAGAAGATGAGGGTGAAGTTAGGGAATGGCTTTGCACACTACCTGCATTGCCAACCATAAATGTGCTTGAAAGGATTAAATATTTAGGAAGTAACATGGCTCTCTGAAAAATACAGAAGTTTGTTAATGAATTTGACTATCATAAAGTGTCAGCAAGCCGGGTAATATTGACCAAGTACAGAAAAACTAAAGCACATCTACAATAAGATTACATAAGCACCAACGTCCTTAAATCATGGAATTTTCAAATAGTTAATGGCTTAAGTGTGATGTTGTTGTGCTGAATATCTACATCCACACAATAATATTAAGAATTCCAACTAAAAGCAATGAGATGCATAAATTGGaacctatataaaataaaagattttctgTAACAATGATTCTCACCCTGTATTATGTTAAAGCATTAAAGAAAACACGAACaatcatttaaattacttaacacaaaataataattctttagGTAACTGGTTAATACTCACAACAGAACTTAATGGACTGATCACATTCCATCCATGCATAGTCTCTGGATTTGAGTGAGCAATTGGGCTCATAGGTAAGGATGATGCTGTATTCTTTTTTGACATAAATAGCTTTGTAAGAGAAAATGCCCTTGAAAACTGATGCTTCTCCCATACCCCTGCTGGTGAACCTCCTAGTTGTATAATGGCTGCCTTCTCGATGTCTGCAGTAGTACTTTGACGTTTGAAACTTAGTTTTGGTAGAAGGGTTTTTATggtaaatttatttcttgatGGGGAAAAATTAACTCTGCCAGAGCTAGGGCTCGGTAATGGGGAAAAATTTACTCTTTTAGGAGTGTGACTTGGTGTTTGGGGCAAGTTTTTTCTTGTATAATCCTCTCTGTCGTCCTTGATAACTATTGATGGTAATTCTAATATAAGGTGTCGTGGACTCTGCTGTTGACCAGGTGGGGTTTCTTCAACTATTTCACTTGAGTATTCTACCTATGAAAGCAGGAAAGGAACAAGAAACGCCTTGCATCAGCAAAAAAGAGAAGCACTCATTAAGATTTTGTAATCAGCCTAATATCGATACAAGAATGTCAATCCTACATTGGAGAAATTAAAAATGGCCATTGAGAATTAGTATCAACCAATTTAATTAATCCCACATAAATATGTCAGATTGACAGTGCTGCACAGCATTGAGGAACGACCAAAAGGGCATAAATTGAGATAATGTAAAACATGATATGACAAATCGGACTTTATGGCCTTGTATGAGGCAACATATTGATGCAGGACTTGCGTAGGTGATCCCAAATAGTCAATTAGTCGACAGCTTTCTCGAATTAGCATTTGTTGAAATCTCAAAAAACCATTAAGCCTTGAAAGGCTTATAGATAAATTGTGTATGCTTGGTACAAGCCTATCCGCAAACTGATGCTTTCAAATCCTATTATAGAAAGTACAACTCTGGCTTGGCTAAGTCACTCACCAATACAACCGAATGTTAACTGTATGAGTCAGTTGGTCATTGAGTTAAGACTGAATTTCTTCCAGGGCTCATGCTTTGATGTGGGGCTAAAACCAAGTCTTTTATATTATCCAGTAATCTTGAAACATATATACCGTCAGTCCTTACAAACCTAATTATGAAAGAATTACAAGAGGTAGCACATGTTGTTAAGCTAGTTTCAACTGGAGAATTGGTAGAAGACAACAATCCACAAAATCTAGGAGTTGGAACGAGAGATGGGAAATCATGTCTCATatcaacgaaaaaaaaaaaaccgagagAAAGGAACTCGAGGTACGAATACCTGTCACATATTTTCGAGTAAAAAGCAAACCCCATTTCCAACATGGGGACAGAAAGCCACGGATTTGACTTCAAGCAACAAGCTGAAGAAAAGATAGAGATAGCACAGAAGTGGCAGCAGAGGAACGAAAACAAAGTACCTGTCGAGCAGGATGATCATCTTTGCTGATGGTGGAAGCGCTTTGGACACTCTGCTTAGCAAAGGGTTCgtcattttccatatattatCCGGTGAAAGAACTTCTCAAAACGAAGGAACGGCAAGAGATAGAATGCTAGAATCAAATGGCACCTGAGACTCGAATGGAGAGAAGTACGAGTGAAACTGAAGTTCTGTTCTGCtagttttctcttttaaaactttcaaaaatttcatcTGCCactgttcatcattttacattccgatttataaaaaatatcttcactctataata from Juglans regia cultivar Chandler chromosome 4, Walnut 2.0, whole genome shotgun sequence encodes:
- the LOC109011175 gene encoding uncharacterized protein LOC109011175 isoform X2; amino-acid sequence: MENDEPFAKQSVQSASTISKDDHPARQVEYSSEIVEETPPGQQQSPRHLILELPSIVIKDDREDYTRKNLPQTPSHTPKRVNFSPLPSPSSGRVNFSPSRNKFTIKTLLPKLSFKRQSTTADIEKAAIIQLGGSPAGVWEKHQFSRAFSLTKLFMSKKNTASSLPMSPIAHSNPETMHGWNVISPLSSVKGGGWWSIHRSRSVPELSKEGSVSVPGGFRVITSTPRRSERTVTTTTNQSLGDDIDGNDDGGEDIADEEAVCRICYVELGEGADTLKMGCSCKGELALAHKECAVKWFSIKGNKICDVCKQEVQNLPVTLLRIQNVQVLNLQESGQQADVPRHRIWQDVPVLVIVSMLAYFSFLEQLLISKMGSGAIAISLPFSCIIGLLASMAATTMVSRKYFWVYAAIQFVLVVLLGHLFYSLVRIQPVLSVLVATLTGFAVTMCGHSIIVEVWKWRTRSSSSSNQRQGPDRLTENADQFQTDPHHHASEMGDVEAIHGG
- the LOC109011175 gene encoding uncharacterized protein LOC109011175 isoform X1; this encodes MENDEPFAKQSVQSASTISKDDHPARQVEYSSEIVEETPPGQQQSPRHLILELPSIVIKDDREDYTRKNLPQTPSHTPKRVNFSPLPSPSSGRVNFSPSRNKFTIKTLLPKLSFKRQSTTADIEKAAIIQLGGSPAGVWEKHQFSRAFSLTKLFMSKKNTASSLPMSPIAHSNPETMHGWNVISPLSSVKGGGWWSIHRSRSVPELSKEGSVSVPGGFRVITSTPRRSERTVTTTTNQSLGDDIDGNDDGGEDIADEEAVCRICYVELGEGADTLKMGCSCKGELALAHKECAVKWFSIKGNKICDVCKQEVQNLPVTLLRIQNVQVLNLQESGQQADVPRHRIWQDVPVLVIVSMLAYFSFLEQLLISKMGSGAIAISLPFSCIIGLLASMAATTMVSRKYFWVYAAIQFVLVVLLGHLFYSLQVRIQPVLSVLVATLTGFAVTMCGHSIIVEVWKWRTRSSSSSNQRQGPDRLTENADQFQTDPHHHASEMGDVEAIHGG